The segment CGCAGGATGACCGGATGTTTCCCTCTGATGCCCAGGCTTTGTACGATGCGGCGCGAGGACCCCGGCAGTTGTGGTTGGTGCCCGGGGCGGCGCATCTCGAAGGTTTTGCTCTTTATCCCCAGGATTACGAGCAGAGAGTGGTGGAGTTCTTTAATCGCTATTTAGTGCTCTCCATGCCCCAGGGCGGTGGACTCTTTCCCTCTGATCCCGAAGAAGATTATTAGCCCGAATCATGCGCGAGCCGTTCTGCTGCAACGCCGGAACTGCACGCCACTGCTGCGTTGCACTCCCGCGGCCGTCCTCGAAATAGCCTCCGGCTATTCCTCCGGGGGCCTTGGTCGTGTGCCTTGCATTGCCACGCAGTTCCGGTGTTTCGCGACGAAGACTCGTGCAAGATCCGGGCTAGGTGAAACTGGAGATGCTCTATGTCGATTAAACCGATTATCGGAGTGATAGGCCAGGCTGAAGTGGAGCCCAAGCTGATGGATTTTGCCCGCAAGGTCGGACAGGGCCTTGCAGAGGGCGGTGCTGTGCTTATTTGCGGGGGTCTGGGGGGAGTGATGGAGGCTGCGTGCGAGGGCGCCAAGAAGGCCGGCGGCCTGACCCTGGGCGTCCTGCCTGAGGACAGTGCCGATGCGGCCAATCCCTATGTGGACATTCCTATCGTGACAGGCATGGGCGAGGCCCGGAACCTGGTTATCGTGAAGTCCTCGATAGTACTCATTGCCATCGGCGGGAGCTATGGCACTTTGTCCGAGATTGCTTTTG is part of the Candidatus Omnitrophota bacterium genome and harbors:
- a CDS encoding TIGR00725 family protein, with translation MSIKPIIGVIGQAEVEPKLMDFARKVGQGLAEGGAVLICGGLGGVMEAACEGAKKAGGLTLGVLPEDSADAANPYVDIPIVTGMGEARNLVIVKSSIVLIAIGGSYGTLSEIAFALKSGKPVIGVETWGPLGTKGRRLGVHSVFTPEEAVRVALKCIKAP